From Phycodurus eques isolate BA_2022a chromosome 1, UOR_Pequ_1.1, whole genome shotgun sequence, one genomic window encodes:
- the nppb gene encoding natriuretic peptides B — protein MRKIVTYLLFIILLCKRTVAFYYIGIQQPFKGSRFGQLVLSGPGVRNASPIPGIPSWMELLYKRAEVGPVASSIHKLLSKESPKRSIYPPEIEKRTMPLSSCVACGLLLILNLQLFSTYPVGTSLTSSDMDILKLLLDRLEETLPEQTEIEQRLSAERDNTLDDLNIEADAQQPRDVLDEGSVREFLSAKNLKSIRSDSSRRSSGCFGRRMDRIGSMSSLGCNRVGKYSKLTRNKIVSIGGILRHWERF, from the exons atgagaaaaatagtgac ctatttgttatttattattttgctatGTAAAAGAACTGTTGCCTTCTATTATATTGGAATcca ACAACCCTTTAAAGGGAGCCGTTTCGGACAGCTTGTGTTATCAGGACCAGGTGTCAGGAATGCCAGTCCAATTCCTGGCATACCCTCATGGATGGAGCTACTGTATAAAAGAGCAGAGGTTGGTCCTGTGGCCTCCAGCATCCACAAGCTACTCAGCAAAGAATCCCCAAAAAGGTCAATCTATCCTCCAGAAATAGAAAAAAGAACTATGCCTCTTTCTTCGTGTGTTGCCTGCGGCCTTCTCCTCATCTTGAACCTTCAGCTATTCAGCACATATCCTGTTGGCACCAGCTTGACCTCCAGTGACATGGACATTTTAAAG TTGCTCCTTGACAGATTAGAGGAGACCCTTCCAGAGCAGACAGAAATTGAGCAGAGGCTCTCTGCAGAGAGGGACAACACTCTTGACGACCTGAACATAGAAGCTGATGCACAGCAGCCACGGGACGTCTTGGACGAAGGTTCAGTCAGGGAGTTCCTGTCAGCCAAAAACCTGAAGAGCATCCGCAGTGACTCCTCCAGGAGATCTTCTGGTTGCTTTGGTCGCCGTATGGACCGAATAGGGTCCATGAGCTCCCTGGGCTGTAACAGGGTTGGCAAATACAGTAAGTTGACAAGAaataaaatagtttccattgGTGGAATATTGAGACACTGGGAAAGGTTCTAA
- the nppal gene encoding natriuretic peptide A-like, which yields MRLTLSLCCFNLLLVLDYVRGKPISDLQSLKQILEEIDDMPHRSSEEMQDSGGNAEKSKHDASEGHPWDSSDPSNSALEAKADVLALFFKDLFRTSKRSWGRFKKGRLRSCFGVRLDRIGSFSGLGC from the exons atgcgCCTCACTTTGTCACTTTGCTGCTTTAATCTGCTTTTAGTGCTTGATTATGTTAGAGGAAAACCTATTTCTGATTTACAG AGTTTGAAGCAGATTTTGGAAGAGATCGACGACATGCCTCATCGCTCTTCAGAGGAGATGCAAGATAGCGGCGGCAATGCAGAGAAGTCAAAGCATGACGCTTCAGAGGGGCATCCGTGGGACTCCTCCGACCCCAGCAACTCGGCACTGGAGGCTAAAGCAGATGTCCTTGCCCTTTTCTTCAAAGACCTCTTCCGGACCTCCAAGCGTTCCTGGGGCCGCTTCAAGAAAGGCAGGCTGAGGAGCTGCTTCGGCGTCCGCTTGGATCGGATCGGGTCTTTCAGCGGATTGGGATGTTGA
- the nppa gene encoding natriuretic peptides A: MYTFVSYFGFLPSAQQSLLERFEETLAEAAQEDASEMDYATLNQEPEHSQSNRGWNTEQDRDQEAMTVERSQAAAEGQSRALSQRSRLLDLLVTARKRASGCFGARMDRNREREQSGLQHWKRIG, from the exons atgtacaccTTTGTGTCATACTTTGGCTTCCTGCCCTCTGCACAACAGTCTCTGCTTGAGCGCTTTGAGGAGACTCTGGCAGAAGCAGCCCAGGAGGATGCCTCTGAAATGGACTATGCAACATTGAACCAAGAACCAGAACACAGCCAGTCCAACCGAGGATGGAACACGGAGCAGGACAGGGACCAAGAAGCTATGACAGTAGAACGATCCCAAGCAGCGGCTGAAGGCCAGAGCCGGGCCTTGAGTCAGAGGAGCCGCCTACTGGACCTGCTGGTGACGGCCAGAAAGCGGGCATCAGGCTGCTTTGGTGCCAGGATGGACCGGAATAGGGAACGCGAGCAGTCTGGGTTGCAACACTGGAAGAG gatAGGCTGA
- the LOC133414068 gene encoding receptor-type guanylate cyclase gcy-3 encodes MAALPVFQEKWIYVLKHLSFAALMTEQLHDCWLENIDAKFNSSQYFKHIFNTNLWEITDSGKELSGSHAGLQALTDTQQCLFGRAVPVLRMTSRSVSSGLSMKISLLAIACLIYPVVMFSFKQMTEWIQNYAHNLTEKTEDLRRQRKLAEDLLHQMLPKSVAKQLRRQKHVEAESYEKVTIFFSDIVGFTSISASCTPLQVVEMLNNLYICFDTRIDSYDVYKVETIGDAYMVVSGLPERNGDRHADEIAKMALDLVTAVRQVSIPHMPNQRLQLRAGIHTGPCVAGIVGYKMPRYCLFGDTVNTASRMESTSLPQKIHTSSETYLALIRDYAYELQLRGEIEVKGKGKMYTYWLIGHKNYSVQNDSLVCHWNPNMAMKKKTEASCDVSVGNSSVTVQSLNENTTTPLPNHTPPQPRSEKADPSVAAQTGPSGSSRATLGSVIGGLQGGNESSLPIRCRSSSGEDKWDILPGSTNNNNNNNNNNLSHYWNLYNGIIRDS; translated from the exons ATGGCAGCGCTACCTGTCTTCCAGGAAAAGTGGATTTATGTATTAAAGCACCTGAGCTTCGCTGCACTCATGACAGAACAACTGCATGACTGCTGGTTAGAGAACATAGATGCGAAGTTCAACTCAAGCCAGTATTTCAAACATATCTTCAACACAAATCTTTGGGAGATCACCGACTCAGGCAAAGAGCTGTCCGGGTCCCACGCTGGACTCCAAGCTCTGACCGACACTCAGCAGTGCTTGTTTGGTCGTGCGGTGCCAGTACTCAGAATGACATCTCGCTCAGTGTCTTCGGGCCTCAGTATGAAGATCAGTCTACTGGCAATTGCCTGTCTCATCTACCCGGTGGTCATGTTCTCTTTCAAGCAAATGACTGAGTGGATACAAAACTATGCACACAATTTAACAGAGAAGACAGAGGACCTGAGACGTCAAAGGAAGCTGGCCGAAGATCTCCTGCACCAAATGCTGCCAAAATCAGTAGCCAAACAGCTCCGCCGGCAAAAACATGTGGAGGCGGAGAGCTATGAGAAG GTGACCATTTTCTTCTCGGACATTGTTGGTTTCACCTCCATCTCAGCCTCCTGCACTCCTCTGCAAGTCGTGGAGATGCTCAACAACCTGTACATTTGCTTTGACACGCGAATCGACTCCTATGATGTCTACAAG GTTGAAACAATTGGGGATGCATACATGGTGGTGAGTGGCCTTCCCGAGAGGAACGGGGACAGACATGCAGACGAGATTGCCAAGATGGCTCTGGATCTGGTTACGGCCGTTCGACAGGTGTCTATTCCTCACATGCCCAACCAGAGGCTGCAGCTCCGAGCTGGAATCCACACAG GTCCTTGCGTGGCAGGAATAGTGGGCTACAAGATGCCTAGATACTGTCTGTTTGGGGATACGGTGAATACAGCATCTAGAATGGAATCCACTAGCCTGC CTCAAAAAATCCACACTAGTTCCGAAACCTACTTGGCCCTTATCAGAGACTACGCTTATGAGCTGCAGCTTCGTGGCGAAATTGAAGTCAAG GGTAAAGGCAAAATGTACACATACTGGTTGATTGGCCATAAGAACTACAGTGTCCAGAATGACAGTCTGGTTTGCCACTGGAATCCCAACATGGCGATGAAAAAGAAGACCGAAGCAAGCTGCGATGTCTCTGTGGGAAAT TCATCAGTGACAGTGCAGAGCCTCAATGAAAACACCACCACCCCGTTGCCCAATCACACGCCACCGCAGCCTCGATCCGAGAAGGCGGACCCGAGTGTGGCGGCTCAGACGGGGCCTTCAGGCAGCAGCCGTGCCACCCTGGGCTCCGTGATTGGGGGACTACAGGGAGGGAACGAGTCCTCTTTGCCCATTCGGTGCAGAAGCAGCAGTGGTGAAGACAAATGGGACATTCTGCCTGGCtccacaaacaacaacaacaacaacaacaacaacaacctcagtCATTACTGGAATTTATATAACGGAATAATAAGGGATTCATAA